A single region of the Nocardioides sp. W7 genome encodes:
- a CDS encoding FtsW/RodA/SpoVE family cell cycle protein, with the protein MSTNTTGLMGFVHRRRRGAELFLLVLALAVGVGAYAAVGIGVQGEVPANMVGYSSWLAALTIAAHLVVRFVAPYADPVLLPIVAALNGLGLAVIHRLDLAKGPDSDVARAQLTWMTLGVILFAVTLIVLRDHRRLTRFTYTSGLAALVLLVLPMVPGIGKTINGAKIWIGIGPFSFQPGEIAKVLLVITFAGYLVLHRDALALAGRRVLFVDLPRGRDLGPILAMWGVSLMVLVAQRDLGSSLLFFGLFLVMLYVSTERPGWLVVGALLFVAGAAAAYSFAGHVQRRFDIWIDPFSYYGEGTSDQSRQLVESMFGMAWGGLLGRGFGEGSPWRISYANSDFIMGAIGEELGLTGVLAVLVLYGLIVERGLRAALISRDGFGKLLATGLASVFALQVFVVIGGVTRLIPLTGLTTPFLSAGGSSLIANWVIIALLLRISDLARRPLPDLSADDEDSDSEATQVVRLP; encoded by the coding sequence ATGAGTACCAACACCACCGGACTGATGGGGTTCGTGCACCGCCGCCGGCGGGGCGCCGAGCTGTTCCTGCTCGTCCTCGCGCTCGCCGTCGGCGTCGGCGCGTACGCCGCCGTCGGGATCGGCGTGCAGGGCGAGGTGCCGGCCAACATGGTCGGCTACAGCAGCTGGCTGGCCGCGCTGACGATCGCCGCCCACCTCGTCGTCCGCTTCGTCGCGCCGTACGCCGACCCGGTGCTGCTGCCGATCGTGGCGGCGCTCAACGGCCTCGGCCTGGCCGTCATCCACCGGCTCGACCTGGCCAAGGGGCCCGACTCCGACGTCGCCCGCGCCCAGCTCACCTGGATGACCCTGGGCGTGATCCTGTTCGCGGTCACCCTGATCGTGCTGCGCGACCACCGCCGACTGACCCGCTTCACCTACACCAGCGGCCTGGCCGCCCTGGTCCTGCTGGTGCTGCCGATGGTGCCCGGCATCGGCAAGACCATCAACGGCGCCAAGATCTGGATCGGCATCGGCCCGTTCAGCTTCCAGCCCGGCGAGATCGCCAAGGTGCTGCTGGTGATCACCTTCGCCGGCTACCTGGTGCTGCACCGCGACGCGCTGGCGCTCGCCGGCCGCCGGGTGCTCTTCGTCGACCTGCCCCGCGGCCGCGACCTCGGGCCGATCCTGGCGATGTGGGGGGTCAGCCTGATGGTGCTGGTCGCCCAGCGCGACCTCGGCTCCAGCCTGCTCTTCTTCGGCCTGTTCCTGGTGATGCTCTACGTCTCGACCGAGCGGCCCGGCTGGCTGGTGGTCGGCGCGCTGCTGTTCGTCGCAGGCGCCGCGGCGGCGTACTCCTTCGCGGGCCACGTGCAGCGCCGCTTCGACATCTGGATCGACCCGTTCTCCTACTACGGCGAGGGCACCAGCGACCAGAGCCGTCAGCTGGTCGAGTCGATGTTCGGCATGGCCTGGGGCGGCCTGCTCGGCCGCGGCTTCGGCGAGGGCAGCCCGTGGCGGATCTCGTACGCCAACTCCGACTTCATCATGGGCGCGATCGGCGAGGAGCTGGGGCTCACCGGCGTGCTCGCCGTGCTGGTCCTCTACGGGCTGATCGTCGAGCGCGGCCTGCGCGCGGCGCTGATCTCGCGCGACGGCTTCGGGAAGCTGCTCGCGACCGGCCTGGCCAGTGTCTTCGCGCTCCAGGTCTTCGTGGTGATCGGCGGCGTCACCCGGCTGATCCCGCTGACCGGCCTGACCACCCCGTTCCTGTCGGCCGGCGGCTCCTCGCTGATCGCGAACTGGGTGATCATCGCCCTGCTCCTGCGGATCTCCGACCTGGCCCGCCGCCCCCTTCCCGACCTCT
- a CDS encoding protein phosphatase 2C domain-containing protein — protein MLRLQYAALSDVGRVRRDNQDSGYAGPWLLTVCDGVGGAARGDVASSTAVQQLRKLDEQPGEDLLGAVAGALHRAHDRIAELVDEDPALNGTSTTATVALFDGARIGLGHVGDSRAYLLRDGELSQLTTDHTFVQSLIDEGRITEAESRVHPHRNIILKALDGVREAEPDLFVLELVAGDRLLLCSDGASGVLDDPRLAAILGSGTPDFAAVELVRASLEAGSSDNVTCIVADVLESDGTPATDGEGQALQPQLVGAAAELRRRPTRGPRGGTLFRGNRSGDTGELDPVPGLPDDLDYGIPADPVDPEEIRYAPRPPARFQWLSRLLLTLALVGLLWIAVAAAWSWTQQQYYVAQDGNEVVIFRGVNADLPGISLSEPYETTNVDIDRLPDTYQQQLDEGMGNGSLDDARKIVENLVERMDPAEATSAVSP, from the coding sequence ATGCTGCGCCTTCAGTACGCCGCCCTCTCCGACGTGGGTCGGGTTCGCCGCGACAACCAGGACTCCGGGTACGCCGGCCCCTGGCTGCTCACCGTCTGCGACGGCGTCGGCGGAGCGGCTCGCGGCGACGTCGCCTCGAGCACCGCGGTCCAGCAGCTGCGCAAGCTGGACGAGCAGCCCGGCGAGGACCTGCTGGGCGCGGTGGCCGGCGCCCTGCACCGGGCCCACGACCGGATCGCCGAGCTGGTCGACGAGGACCCGGCCCTCAACGGCACCAGCACCACCGCCACCGTGGCGCTCTTCGACGGGGCCCGCATCGGCCTCGGCCACGTCGGCGACAGCCGGGCGTACCTGCTGCGCGACGGCGAGCTGAGCCAGCTCACCACCGACCACACCTTCGTCCAGAGCCTGATCGACGAGGGCCGGATCACCGAAGCCGAGTCGCGGGTGCACCCGCACCGCAACATCATCCTCAAGGCGCTCGACGGCGTCCGCGAGGCCGAGCCCGACCTGTTCGTCCTCGAGCTCGTGGCCGGCGACCGCCTGCTGCTGTGCAGCGACGGCGCCAGCGGGGTCCTGGACGACCCCCGGCTCGCCGCGATCCTCGGCTCCGGCACGCCCGACTTCGCCGCGGTCGAGCTGGTCCGCGCCAGCCTCGAGGCCGGCAGCTCCGACAACGTCACCTGCATCGTGGCCGACGTCCTGGAGTCCGACGGCACGCCGGCCACCGACGGGGAGGGCCAGGCGCTGCAGCCGCAGCTGGTGGGCGCCGCCGCCGAGCTGCGGCGTCGTCCGACCCGCGGCCCTCGCGGCGGCACCCTGTTCCGGGGCAACCGGTCCGGCGACACCGGGGAGCTCGATCCGGTTCCGGGCCTGCCCGACGACCTCGACTACGGCATCCCCGCGGATCCGGTCGACCCCGAGGAGATCCGCTACGCACCGCGACCGCCTGCCCGGTTCCAGTGGCTCTCGCGGCTGCTGCTGACCCTCGCGCTCGTCGGCCTGCTGTGGATCGCCGTCGCGGCGGCCTGGTCCTGGACGCAGCAGCAGTACTACGTGGCCCAGGACGGCAACGAGGTGGTCATCTTCCGCGGGGTCAACGCCGACCTGCCGGGCATCTCCCTCTCGGAGCCGTACGAGACCACCAACGTCGACATCGACCGGCTCCCCGACACCTACCAGCAGCAGCTCGACGAGGGCATGGGCAACGGCTCGCTCGACGACGCGCGCAAGATCGTCGAGAACCTCGTCGAGCGGATGGACCCGGCGGAGGCGACCTCCGCGGTGTCGCCATGA
- a CDS encoding FHA domain-containing protein, protein MSELTLLLVRIAYLAILWIFVLSAISVIRSDMFGARVPEAARAKAPRKEKTAKAPSKRRGAPTHVLVVEGSSAGERADLEHAPILIGRGTDAAIRLDDDYVSTRHARIAASGDQWFVEDLGSTNGTYIGTVRITQPTTITIGTQVRIGKTILELRK, encoded by the coding sequence TTGTCTGAGCTGACCCTGCTGCTGGTCAGGATCGCCTACCTGGCGATCCTGTGGATCTTCGTGCTCTCCGCGATCTCCGTGATCCGCTCCGACATGTTCGGTGCGCGGGTTCCCGAGGCGGCGCGCGCCAAGGCCCCGCGCAAGGAGAAGACCGCGAAGGCCCCGTCGAAGCGGCGGGGCGCGCCGACCCACGTGCTGGTGGTCGAAGGATCGAGCGCCGGCGAGCGGGCCGACCTCGAGCACGCGCCGATCCTGATCGGACGCGGCACCGACGCGGCCATCCGCCTCGACGACGACTACGTCTCGACCCGGCACGCCCGGATCGCGGCCTCCGGGGACCAGTGGTTCGTCGAGGACCTCGGCTCGACCAACGGCACCTACATCGGCACCGTCCGGATCACCCAGCCCACCACGATCACCATCGGCACCCAGGTCCGGATCGGCAAGACCATCCTGGAGCTCCGCAAGTGA
- a CDS encoding DUF3662 and FHA domain-containing protein, producing MGGLQKFEQRLEQMISGAFARAFRSAVQPVEIAAALQRECDNNAQILSRERRMVPNDFHVELSAVDLERLAPYDSAMADELVAQVTLHAETQGYVFPGPVAIAFESADDLTTGRFRVRSQAQAKVTGSSSYTQVRQARAMLEINGTQHPLQPPSLVVGRGSEADVRINDPGVSRRHVEFVVHTRHTDGREDVQVEVHDLGSTNGMLVDGQKVKRSPLDDGSTVRIGNTTMTVRVVEEDGLV from the coding sequence ATGGGCGGGCTCCAGAAGTTCGAGCAGCGTTTGGAGCAGATGATCTCCGGGGCATTCGCGCGCGCCTTCCGCTCGGCCGTGCAGCCGGTCGAGATCGCAGCGGCGCTGCAGCGCGAGTGCGACAACAACGCGCAGATCCTGTCGCGCGAGCGTCGGATGGTCCCCAACGACTTCCACGTGGAGCTGTCCGCGGTCGACCTGGAGCGGCTCGCGCCGTACGACAGCGCGATGGCCGACGAGCTGGTCGCCCAGGTGACCCTGCACGCCGAGACCCAGGGCTACGTCTTCCCCGGCCCGGTCGCGATCGCCTTCGAGTCCGCCGACGACCTGACCACCGGTCGGTTCCGGGTGCGCAGCCAGGCCCAGGCCAAGGTGACCGGCAGCTCGTCGTACACCCAGGTACGCCAGGCCCGCGCGATGCTGGAGATCAACGGAACCCAGCACCCGCTCCAGCCGCCCAGCCTGGTCGTGGGCCGCGGCAGCGAGGCCGACGTGCGGATCAACGACCCCGGCGTGAGCCGGCGGCACGTCGAGTTCGTGGTGCACACCCGCCACACCGACGGCCGCGAGGACGTCCAGGTCGAGGTGCACGACCTCGGCTCCACCAACGGGATGCTCGTGGACGGACAGAAGGTCAAGCGATCTCCCCTCGACGACGGCTCCACCGTGCGCATCGGCAACACCACGATGACCGTTCGGGTGGTCGAGGAGGACGGCCTTGTCTGA